A genome region from Bufo gargarizans isolate SCDJY-AF-19 chromosome 2, ASM1485885v1, whole genome shotgun sequence includes the following:
- the LOC122929166 gene encoding olfactory receptor 1019-like codes for MNQSRPIMFEFSGWTDDATLAIFLFVFFLLVYIITVVANVGLFIIVYKTPTLHTPMYYFLSYLSMVDLFYSSAIVPKMVLDIVSRRKFISFYGCALQFYFFAALASIDVHLLSNMSYDRYAAICHPLHYVSIMTKTKCLHMVLVAFALGFFQSSVQTSCIFSLQYCGSNFIDHFYCDISPLLKLSCSDTFMCDMVIMSLIGFYGICSLSTILISYVFIIISILKIKSAKGRQKAFSTCSSHIICASIFYGSVFLTYLHPPSNVNGRKSKVAAIFYSVMTPMLNPLIYSLRNQEVKKVIVQVIHNLSPFNTSFKNV; via the coding sequence ATGAATCAAAGCCGACCAATAATGTTTGAGTTTTCAGGATGGACCGATGATGCCACTCTTGCCATCTTCCTCTTTGTATTCTTCCTCCTGGTTTACATAATAACTGTGGTTGCTAACGTTGGGTTGTTCATCATTGTCTATAAGACGCCCACCCTCCACACTCCCATGTATTACTTCCTCAGTTACCTCTCAATGGTGGATCTCTTTTACTCCTCAGCTATTGTTCCTAAAATGGTTTTGGACATTGTTTCCAGGAGGAAGTTCATCTCATTTTATGGTTGTGCTCTTCAGTTCTACTTCTTTGCTGCTTTGGCTAGTATCGATGTTCATTTGCTCTCAAATATGTCCTATGACCGATATGCCGCTATCTGTCACCCTCTACATTATGTGTCCATAATGACCAAGACAAAATGTCTTCATATGGTTCTCGTAGCTTTTGCTCTTGGATTTTTCCAGTCGTCTGTTCAGACCAGTTGTATTTTCAGTCTTCAATATTGTGGCTCAAATTTCATTGACCATTTCTACTGTGATATCTCTCCACTGCTCAAGCTGTCCTGCTCCGATACTTTCATGTGTGACATGGTCATCATGTCCCTCATTGGATTTTATGGCATATGTTCACTGTCTACTATCCTGATTTCATACGTTTTCATCATTATTTCCATTCTAAAGATTAAGTCGGCAAAGGGAAGGCAGAAAGCGTTCAGCACCTGCTCCTCACACATCATCTGTGCCTCCATCTTCTACGGGTCCGTGTTCCTCACTTACTTACATCCTCCTTCTAATGTCAATGGTAGGAAGAGTAAGGTGGCTGCTATCTTCTATTCCGTGATGACGCCCATGCTCAATCCTCTCATATACAGCTTGAGGAACCAAGAGGTAAAAAAAGTAATTGTCCAAGTCATACACAATCTAAGTCCTTTTAATACCAGTTTTAAAAATGTGTAA